GCTCTAGCTGCATATTTGCGGTATCTGGAGGGTACTGCCCGTGGCGAATGGCAGGAGTACGTATTGGCAACCTTGGTGTGAGGATGTTTGGACAAAATTTTTTCACTATCTAATTCTATTTTAGACTGTTAGTCTTTGTCTTTATAAATTTGTTGGTCGGCTACTGAAAGTGAGCCATTTCTTTGAGGTCCTTGAATGGTAGGACAGTAAAACCAGCTATATTCTGTTGACTGCTTATGGCTTAGTTCCCTCATTGATAGTAACATGTAGCTGTACACCACAGTCACTTCTGTGTGTCTCTCTGTTGCCATTTTCTGGGCAACAACTGAATCTTTCAGCGTTGTCTATTGAGCAGGAACTTTCAGAAGTAAAACTTGTATTATGCAGCTCATCTCATTCGGTGAAAAAATACAAACTCGAAAATCCTGATTTCAGGATTAGACCCTTTTGTACTTTTTTGTTCAGTTAATATGTGGCTTACTTTTCTATTCAGGTAATGTGTGGCTTACATCTTAGATTTTTTTCTATTCTCGTTGCAGGGTACATGAAAGACTGCGTCAGGCAGAAAGTAGAGGAGGAGCCTCATTTGGTGCCCTTTTTGGATCTGCTCTTCTACTTGGAATCATTTCCAGAAGAAGAGTGTATCATGAGGCAATTAAGTACGAGAAAGAACGAAGTGGTGGGTTTTTATCTCCTTTTGGATATTCAGCAATCACTGTAGCTGCAGCAGTCGATACTGTCTGCTCAATGGAGGTAGTTTCTACACTTCCAGCTATTTTTTAACATGATTCTCTGTGGCAAACTAGCTTGACTTTTGTATAACTACTTTTGAAAGGCTTATCCTAGTTATTGGTTTCCTTTGAACTTATTTTAAGATTTCCCTGATTCTTGTGTCAGTGGTATTGGCTTTTGGCTTTAAGAAGTCAAATAATTGAGCGAGGAACTTACTCAGTTAGGATATGGAGATGGAATGGCTATTTAATCCATGTGAGTGTTTTCAACTCCTTTAACTACCTggcaatttttgacatgtagaagGGATTTATTTTGGTTGTGTAATTCTAAATTTAATCTTAATCTTGGCTGCTATGATGATTTCCTGTCCTCAGTATACTGTTTCCGGCAATGAAGGTCCTGCTGTTCTCCTAGTACATGGTTTTGGTGCTTTTTTCGAACATTTCCGTTACAATATAAGTCATATAGCTGACAGTGGGAATCGAGTTTGGGCAGTCACACTTCTAGGGTTTGGCAAATCAGAAAAACCAAATATTGTTTACACTGAAGTCATGTGGGCCAAACTGGTTAGAGATTTCATGATTCAAGTTGTTGGGGAACCAGTGCACCTTGTTGGGAATTCAATTGGTGGTATGTTCCTAAACCCTACAAAAAAAGTAGGAAAAAGGTTTGGaaatatgaaagaaaaactGATCTACCTAACTTAGATCTATGCTGAAAAAATGCATATGTATCTTATCTATTTTAATTCCCCGTACTGATTCCCTTTTTTCTACTGCCAGGCTACTTTGTTGCTATTGTTGCTGGGCTTTGGCCTGCTTTAGTCAAGTCTGTGATCCTCATAAACAGTGCTGGCAATGTTATTCCTGAATATTCTGCAATCCGTTTGTCTGAAGTAAGATAATTTTATAAGTATTTGGTGGTTTCCGTTTAATACTTTTTTGGCAACACTACTTTTCTCGCTTGCACACTGCCCCGCACCTTCATTTCAATGCAGCAGAAGAGgggaaaagggaaaggaaagaagaaaatttctaGCACCTTTTTAATGTTTAGATTAGCAATGGTTGTCTAAGCTTGCCATCAGCTATCAATTTCTTGATGCACACCCACTTCAATCAACATTTCAGGATAGGCAAACTCCTGGTGCAGCATGGTTGGGTGCTAGACTCCTTTTGCTCTACTTGAGGTTCAACATTAGGAACATAGTGAAGAGCTTTTACCCATCTGTATGACTCGCTTTACCTTTGTTTCCTACATTTTCAATTGCTATTATCGTCTAATATTTGCTTCATAAATTATGTGGTGCAGAAAATGGATCAAGCAGATGACTGGCTTATTGATGAGATGTTGAGAGCTGTATCCTTTATGAGGCAGTTCAAACatcttttccttgctttttgTTTAAGCCTCAAGTATCAATAAATTTATGTGTTATGCTTTTTCCTTTCAGAAAACATGCTTAACTATATAACTGCTATGACCTTAATAAAAAAATTGTAGTCGCATGACCCTGGAGTATCGGTGGTTTTGGAATGCGTTTTCAGCTTTGATCTTTCAGTTCCTCTCAATTATCTATTGGAACGATTTGAAAGGAAGGTTCTTGCGATACAGGTTTATGTGCTATAGCTTGGATAAAGGGTTTTTACTTTGTCATGTTTCCTTTGTCTAGTGCTAATGTTTATAATTCATGATTATGTTCTTTAGGGCATGAGAGATCCACTTTGTGATTCCAGGGCTAAGCTAGCTTGCCTTAGAGAGCATTGCAAAGGGATTGTTACTAAAGAACTGGATGGCGGTAATTTTGAGGCAACCTTGTGTTCCTATGGTTTGATCTTCTCTTACATTGATGTTATAAAGCATCGCATATTAACTGAAAACAATTTCCTTGTTGCTATTAATGCCCAGGTCATTGCCCCCATGATGAACTTCCAGCAGTAGTCAATCCCGTTATCCAGGAGTGGGTAATGACAGTTGAACGTGAGTATACCCCTGTTGGGCTAACAAGGTAGAAAATTTTACTAGATGGAAAGAACCCAGTTTTGGAGGCTGATAATCACCGCTTCATGAGATTTTACAACCTCGTTTAACTGTTCTTTACCCATCTTTATATAACGAACTGCAGTTGGAATCCTGTATACCGAGTGCATTGTGTACTACGAATTCGCGCTGGAATCTGCGAATTGACTTGAATGATTAGCTTTAAAATTACCCCAACTATTGGATTTTTCATCGCGAAAGTGTTGTCAGTGGACCTGTGGGTATAAATGCTATGTTTAAAGAATTGGATGGTTGGCTTATAAGATGTCACGTGAAAGAAAATAGCAAATTAGGCCAGCAACTTTGTTTAGATAGgcatttttagaattttttgtaaaaaaaaatatactataataatttgatgtatgtaaaataaaagaaaaagtaaaaaatatgttcacaaaaaatgtaaatttttttttacaaaaaatcacAATACAAACAAGCAACAGCAAAATAGCTATTCTATTTCTGTACTTTTTCAATGCGGACAGGACCAAAATGCTGCCAATGCcggtttttcttatttttatgtcTAAATAAGCGATTGATAAGAGTACATGTCTACAGTCGCCAAGACAATCGAAAGGCGTCAAGACGATACAAGACAGCTCTATGCCAACCGGGGCCCTATTTAGTGTTTGACGCTTGCAGAATACACCTACAAGTGGTGGtaatcttgattttttttttttcaaagacgATAAACCTAATCTATCTTACACTAAGGGGAAATGGGCGGACCTAAGGAGGCCCAGAAATAATCCGGAGGGGACTGAACTACCACCGGACTAGACAGATACACAGCACATCcgcctgaatttttttttaaaacaagccACTTAAATGTGACATTTTTTATGGGAGGCAAGGGATCACCAACTAGGTGGTGGCCAGTGGCCACTGAGCCAATGGCCCAGTGGTTGTGGTGGTAATCTTGATGCGTCAACTTTCTTTGTGACTTGGAACGTCAAGATGACAGAACAGCAGCAGCCACTTGTTCACTTGAGCCGTAGATGGTTTTGTACATAATACACCTACAAATGTGTTTTCTTGCCGTCTAACTCAACTTCTCCGATTCTTGTACAGTCACCACTTCAGGTTGCTAATTCTTTAGCTCCATTTCATGACTCAGGCTTGTAATGTCAGGAACTATACCGCCATAACGAGAATTTAAGATACCTTTTCCCGCGAGATCATTTAATATATCACCAGGATCCTTGGCTCCTCCGTGCTGCAAGAACTTGTGCCTAATAGCAGATCCTGCGGCTAATGAGAGCGGATCCTCTTCACAAATCTTTTGCCATATTGTTGCAGCAAAGCATTTGGCATACAAGTAGCTGTAATATCCTTCACAGAGTTGGGAAGCAAACATCTCATTACCATCACAGAAACGGAATAGTGGTGGAAACAGCATCAGAAGAAATGTGAATGCGTATTATTTGGTTATCATTGGTACCAAAAGATGAAAGAACTGTCACGTAAAACAATCAAATACAAAACAAGCAAATTGCAAAAGACACATCCTACTCATTTCAAGATGGCATTAGTTTTTGAAGATTAAGTATAAGATAGATAGGCAAATAATCTAGTAACTCTTCATTATGTTCGATACCTGCCCCATATGATGCAAGATGACCAAATCGGGTGTGCCAATGTGTGCCATCAACATGCTTCCAACTGGTATGTTGTCTTTTTAATTCCGCTACAATTGAAGCAGTATCCCTTATGGAGGATGCCTCTTCCCCAAACAACTTTTGGTCAATTAAAGCGTAAAATATCTGACGAAAGACGAATACATCAGTCAATCTTTATGCATCACCCACTACCCGGGGAAGTAAAATTCAATTTGTTTCAACCATTAAACTACAAACCTGTCGCTGCAACTCAGTACCAGAAAACATATCTTTGGCTCCCCTTATGGATTTCACCAAATCTTCAGGTATTACGTCACCGGTAGAATAATGCCTAGCAAATGTCTTCAGGATCCGAAAATCCCAAGCATAGTACCTAATTTGAAAACCAACTAAAAGGATGACTGACTTTTATGAGATGACTTTGACCTACATCACCTAAAGTTTTTTACCTATAATTTAACAGCAATGTCCGTGATGGTATTGGTGGACAACATAAACAACAAGTAATTATCCTCAAGGTTTTCATTATCAGTGCCATCATAATCCAACAAACCAAAAAATGGCAGCATTAATGTAGAAAGCACCAAAAAAAAGGATGATAGAATGTAATGCATTAAGTGAGAATTGCCCATAAGTATTTAGCAGATAATCCCCAAGTCTAGCAGTTACGCAAGAATAAATGAGAATTTCACTTACTGAAAGAGATTGGAAGGTGTCTCAGCAAAATCGATAACAACTCTGGTCCCTGAAAAATGCTGGTAATCCTGCATACCAGATCATCAAGGGCAAACAATCACTTCaaataagaaaaacaaagtAAAAACTAGTCAACTACCATCCCATTCATCAGATACCGTTCTGGAAAGCAATGAATGAAGTGCATGTCCAAACTCATGGAAAAGTGTTTCTACTTCCCAGTGGTTGAGTAAAGATGCTGGTTTAGAGCCCAAGAAGTTGCAGACTAGGGCTACAATCTGCAGGTTATCAAGAAGAAGTCTGTTATATCCAGTATAAACATCATATGCACAGATCTATTTCTTACTGCAATCATAAGATATTTGTTAATATGTGTTTCCCAGGCACATACAAAGAATGCCAAGCATCATTCTGATCACATTACTATATTTGCTTGCATCATCTGTATACTCGAGTTCACACATAAAAATATCCAGAGCAACTAAAGAAGGTTGTATGTAGCATGGTACAGctaaaaaattaccaaaaattctCATGAATGTCATGCATCACCAGGACCTCAACTTAACCTCTGCATGACTATCCTGACACTGCCTGTACATCGATTGACATGACTCATGTTGCATAAGTCCTGGATTCTGACCAGGAAAAAGCTGAGTAAAGTCTGATTGGCATAAATAGTCAAAAACCAAGTTTTACAAACTATGGAATAACATCTAGAACTGTTAAACTTCCCATGGGGGAAACTTCTACTCAGCATTTAAGCAAACACAAAGTTTCCTGCCTTTGAGACCTTCATGCTAATAAACAATCTATACCCAAGAATGGCAACGCCCACCattgaattcaagatatgagtttgaaaatttgattTCATTCAGTGGTCAAGGACCTCATTTCCTTGTATCAGAATGAAATTTGCTAAAGGTGATCAGCATTTCAAGCACAGAACTCAATACCACAATTCTAAAGCATAATATCATATATTCCAGGAGAAGATGTAGAATGATCAACATTTCACATCCAGTGGTCATAAGATACCACAGATTATAAACGTGTGCCATCACAATTTCCAGATGGAAATTGTAGAATgagaataaagaagaaagaaccTCACATACAGGAAGTTGATAATCTGTTTCAGATAATCGACGTCCCCCTTTGATAGCAAAATGAGCACAAACAGGATGCTTATTCTTTCTCGATTTCAAATCAAGGTACAAGTACCCTAAGTCACCCTGCAGTTTAAAAGACTACGACTCGTTTAAAGGATGTAGGCATTAAGAACTCACAGAAGCATTCATGATCAATTGAAAAAGCTGTAGAAACTGATTGGGATATGTGCTTTGTAAAGGTCAATTCAATAACCTATTATTCGCTATCATATGGCACCTGAGCATGACCACTGGTTTCTAGGAAAACCAACATATTCGTTGATGCTCAACTAGATCAGCTCAGATGACTATGAGAGACTACATTAGTTGCTGATTACTACATACTCCAGTTTTCCAAGTAGCAATTGGATGATGATTATAATGCGAGACTGcacaaaaattttccagaatttgcaTTTGGTAAAATTAAACCTCCCTGACACCATGATCTCCATTTCTCAATTAATTGCAAGAGGTCTTCGTGGAGGGCACAAAAGTTGTCAATAAGGGAAAACACTAACTTTAGGCATGACATATCACTGAAATCAGATTTTCATCTTTGCTCATGATAATCAtgtaatttaccaaaacaaaataaagacATGTAGGCAAAATGCATATTCATTAGATGCTCAGCATGGAAGCATATAAGAAAAGAGATTTAAATTGGACAGTGTAAAAGATACCCATATTTGACCTCATCCGGGTGGTGTAGGGCTACTTTAATGACGTCTGGGTGCCATGATTCACCAGGGGCAAGAGGAATATGGTGAAATGTCACACCAAACAACGACTCAGCAAGAACTTTCAAGCCCTCAAGACATTGggataaaggaaaaaatgatgCAACAACCTGCTTAATGGATAGAGCCAAtcatataatttaaataaagaGCCTACTATTTGCAATTTGAAGAGAATAAGGTAATTGAACAAATATTTAAGCAAACACAACAAAGTGTCTATACAGCAACATATGGGACTGCAGAAATTACACATAGCAACAAGTGGAATAGCTTTAGCAATTAAAGCCATCCTATTGTCAACCATCTTACATTCACAAAGGCATTTGACGATGActtttgctcaatttttttcttatatTATGCAATTGCTAAAAATGTAGGCAATGTGAACAACAAATAATGAGCAGCATTCCAGCTACTGGGAAAAAGTTACCAACAATTTACAATAAAGATATTAGTTGGTGCCAATGCACCCACCTGTACATCCTTACAAGGATTGGAAGACTTAAATATGCGCAGAGAATAGTTCTTGAATATTAGACCCTCATTTATTAATTAGGTTTTCTTAATGTTGACTAAAGTTTCTGAATGACTAAAAGTGGAAGTCCTTAATCTACTATTAGCAGCTAAAGGAATAAGTCAAATTTCCCTTCTCAGTATCAGGATAAGGTACAAACAGAAACCCAGTCCTTTGCTACTAATAAAAATCTGGATGCGAGCAGTCTCAACCAATCATCTAAATAGTTGTTCTAAGCCTCCCTTATTTGTTCCAAATCTACATTAAGGCAAATCGATTTCTTACCTTCTCACCTATTGACTTAATTGCATTTAAGTCCCCATTAAGTTTTGCAAGTTTTTAAACTAAAGTAACCAGTGCTGAAAAGTCGTGGTTCCAAAACCAATCTACTGAGTCATGATCAAGCAAAATAAAACAGAATAACAACTTGCTTGGGGCAGGTAGGCTTTGTATGTTGAGTTTCCATGAAAGCTATCCCACTGTTTAAGTATAAAGGCAAAAGCTAAACATGTGCACCAGTATTAACAATTGCTCATTCATGGTTTAACAGTATAAACAATATCAAACTACATGGACAATAAGAAGCTAGCCTATAGTAGGAACGGAATATAAATGACAAACTACAATGCATGCAGGTTTTGCAGAATATACCGAGGAATCTAAATCATAAACTGCAGACTTCATTATAGCGGTAAAGTATGTTTCATCCCATGGCTCCAAGTCTCCATAGAGCTGGccacttttctctctcttgaaaTTCCAAATTGTCTTAAACTCCTGCAATGAAAATATACTCAGTTATCGACAAAATTAAACTTGCCTCAAGGAAAATGGAATTTGTTGTGATTGTCGAGTTTTACTAAGTAGTGTACCTCATCAGCCCTAGGTCTAACTATTTCGCTCATTTCAAGCAAAAACGATAATACGATATCAGGTGATGAAGCCATACTTGAGTGAACAGCAAGATCTGCATAGGAACTATGGCCCATAATCTGCATGTGCATCCAA
This portion of the Coffea arabica cultivar ET-39 chromosome 2e, Coffea Arabica ET-39 HiFi, whole genome shotgun sequence genome encodes:
- the LOC113730163 gene encoding mitochondrial intermediate peptidase, mitochondrial isoform X4; the protein is MSTLFRRRSLAAYVYGHVLNSHKVHTSTAPLLQETGLYGFNHLKTPKGFQRFVEDAIERSNELVTFISGMPSAPEIIGAMDEISDTVCSVIDSAELCRATHPDREFVEEASEASLRINEYIHHLNTNHCLYMAVVKAEQDSHLLNEEAQRVAHHLRLDLEKAGIHLPSEQLDRANQLNMEIVQLCREFNENIINDPGHMDIFPASHIPKKLHHLARPIYRTTSGAFGGSAWSMTNMKEKGFRLPTDPNTLSSILQWVSDAEIRKTAYIQGNSAPLGNLGVLDKLIAARHEFAQSLQKFDIVSNALFWMHMQIMGHSSYADLAVHSSMASSPDIVLSFLLEMSEIVRPRADEEFKTIWNFKREKSGQLYGDLEPWDETYFTAIMKSAVYDLDSSVVASFFPLSQCLEGLKVLAESLFGVTFHHIPLAPGESWHPDVIKVALHHPDEGDLGYLYLDLKSRKNKHPVCAHFAIKGGRRLSETDYQLPIVALVCNFLGSKPASLLNHWEVETLFHEFGHALHSLLSRTDYQHFSGTRVVIDFAETPSNLFQYYAWDFRILKTFARHYSTGDVIPEDLVKSIRGAKDMFSGTELQRQIFYALIDQKLFGEEASSIRDTASIVAELKRQHTSWKHVDGTHWHTRFGHLASYGAATCMPNALLQQYGKRFVKRIRSH
- the LOC113730163 gene encoding mitochondrial intermediate peptidase, mitochondrial isoform X6: MAVVKAEQDSHLLNEEAQRVAHHLRLDLEKAGIHLPSEQLDRANQLNMEIVQLCREFNENIINDPGHMDIFPASHIPKKLHHLARPIYRTTSGAFGGSAWSMTNMKEKGFRLPTDPNTLSSILQWVSDAEIRKTAYIQGNSAPLGNLGVLDKLIAARHEFAQSLQKFDIVSNALFWMHMQIMGHSSYADLAVHSSMASSPDIVLSFLLEMSEIVRPRADEEFKTIWNFKREKSGQLYGDLEPWDETYFTAIMKSAVYDLDSSVVASFFPLSQCLEGLKVLAESLFGVTFHHIPLAPGESWHPDVIKVALHHPDEGDLGYLYLDLKSRKNKHPVCAHFAIKGGRRLSETDYQLPIVALVCNFLGSKPASLLNHWEVETLFHEFGHALHSLLSRTDYQHFSGTRVVIDFAETPSNLFQYYAWDFRILKTFARHYSTGDVIPEDLVKSIRGAKDMFSGTELQRQIFYALIDQKLFGEEASSIRDTASIVAELKRQHTSWKHVDGTHWHTRFGHLASYGAGYYSYLYAKCFAATIWQKICEEDPLSLAAGSAIRHKFLQHGGAKDPGDILNDLAGKGILNSRYGGIVPDITSLSHEMELKN
- the LOC113730163 gene encoding mitochondrial intermediate peptidase, mitochondrial isoform X1; the encoded protein is MSTLFRRRSLAAYVYGHVLNSHKVHTSTAPLLQETGLYGFNHLKTPKGFQRFVEDAIERSNELVTFISGMPSAPEIIGAMDEISDTVCSVIDSAELCRATHPDREFVEEASEASLRINEYIHHLNTNHCLYMAVVKAEQDSHLLNEEAQRVAHHLRLDLEKAGIHLPSEQLDRANQLNMEIVQLCREFNENIINDPGHMDIFPASHIPKKLHHLARPIYRTTSGAFGGSAWSMTNMKEKGFRLPTDPNTLSSILQWVSDAEIRKTAYIQGNSAPLGNLGVLDKLIAARHEFAQSLQKFDIVSNALFWMHMQIMGHSSYADLAVHSSMASSPDIVLSFLLEMSEIVRPRADEEFKTIWNFKREKSGQLYGDLEPWDETYFTAIMKSAVYDLDSSVVASFFPLSQCLEGLKVLAESLFGVTFHHIPLAPGESWHPDVIKVALHHPDEGDLGYLYLDLKSRKNKHPVCAHFAIKGGRRLSETDYQLPIVALVCNFLGSKPASLLNHWEVETLFHEFGHALHSLLSRTDYQHFSGTRVVIDFAETPSNLFQYYAWDFRILKTFARHYSTGDVIPEDLVKSIRGAKDMFSGTELQRQIFYALIDQKLFGEEASSIRDTASIVAELKRQHTSWKHVDGTHWHTRFGHLASYGAGYYSYLYAKCFAATIWQKICEEDPLSLAAGSAIRHKFLQHGGAKDPGDILNDLAGKGILNSRYGGIVPDITSLSHEMELKN
- the LOC113730163 gene encoding mitochondrial intermediate peptidase, mitochondrial isoform X3 — translated: MSTLFRRRSLAAYVYGHVLNSHKVHTSTAPLLQETGLYGFNHLKTPKGFQRFVEDAIERSNELVTFISGMPSAPEIIGAMDEISDTVCSVIDSAELCRATHPDREFVEEASEASLRINEYIHHLNTNHCLYMAVVKAEQDSHLLNEEAQRVAHHLRLDLEKAGIHLPSEQLDRANQLNMEIVQLCREFNENIINDPGHMDIFPASHIPKKLHHLARPIYRTTSGAFGGSAWSMTNMKEKGFRLPTDPNTLSSILQWVSDAEIRKTAYIQGNSAPLGNLGVLDKLIAARHEFAQSLQKFDIVSNALFWMHMQIMGHSSYADLAVHSSMASSPDIVLSFLLEMSEIVRPRADEEFKTIWNFKREKSGQLYGDLEPWDETYFTAIMKSAVYDLDSSGDLGYLYLDLKSRKNKHPVCAHFAIKGGRRLSETDYQLPIVALVCNFLGSKPASLLNHWEVETLFHEFGHALHSLLSRTDYQHFSGTRVVIDFAETPSNLFQYYAWDFRILKTFARHYSTGDVIPEDLVKSIRGAKDMFSGTELQRQIFYALIDQKLFGEEASSIRDTASIVAELKRQHTSWKHVDGTHWHTRFGHLASYGAGYYSYLYAKCFAATIWQKICEEDPLSLAAGSAIRHKFLQHGGAKDPGDILNDLAGKGILNSRYGGIVPDITSLSHEMELKN
- the LOC113730162 gene encoding uncharacterized protein; amino-acid sequence: MAALFSCPLFSSYPPFPPRRKHYSSSSPFTLPSPALKFEMSRLVRANLGPELGAAETSSKGAAIIWYKHDLRIDDHPALVAASHHHPMLLPLYIFDHRILSRFSDEMLQLLLFALEDLRKSLKGQGSNLMIRFGNAETVIQHLAREVKATSIYAEEEVEYELRRMLDAVKEALALATVSSAEAYPRMTMWRTPFYGMKNLEDMPESYDGFKKLKLPVVSPVLPTKLPSLEMDLSWGDLPTLYDLKKFVIEVGTSRNKLTSIMSTSELEIDQVVTQGKIGGVNGAALMESNRDMGSSNLTERKRSERSAFVTQQKNSVGGGTGNVLNALAAYLRYLEGTARGEWQEVHERLRQAESRGGASFGALFGSALLLGIISRRRVYHEAIKYEKERSGGFLSPFGYSAITVAAAVDTVCSMEWYWLLALRSQIIERGTYSVRIWRWNGYLIHYTVSGNEGPAVLLVHGFGAFFEHFRYNISHIADSGNRVWAVTLLGFGKSEKPNIVYTEVMWAKLVRDFMIQVVGEPVHLVGNSIGGYFVAIVAGLWPALVKSVILINSAGNVIPEYSAIRLSEDRQTPGAAWLGARLLLLYLRFNIRNIVKSFYPSKMDQADDWLIDEMLRASHDPGVSVVLECVFSFDLSVPLNYLLERFERKVLAIQGMRDPLCDSRAKLACLREHCKGIVTKELDGGHCPHDELPAVVNPVIQEWVMTVEREYTPVGLTR
- the LOC113730163 gene encoding mitochondrial intermediate peptidase, mitochondrial isoform X5; the protein is MSTLFRRRSLAAYVYGHVLNSHKVHTSTAPLLQETGLYGFNHLKTPKGFQRFVEDAIERSNELVTFISGMPSAPEIIGAMDEISDTVCSVIDSAELCRATHPDREFVEEASEASLRINEYIHHLNTNHCLYMAVVKAEQDSHLLNEEAQRVAHHLRLDLEKAGIHLPSEQLDRANQLNMEIVQLCREFNENIINDPGHMDIFPASHIPKKLHHLARPIYRTTSGAFGGSAWSMTNMKEKGFRLPTDPNTLSSILQWVSDAEIRKTAYIQGNSAPLGNLGVLDKLIAARHEFAQSLQKFDIVSNALFWMHMQIMGHSSYADLAVHSSMASSPDIVLSFLLEMSEIVRPRADEEFKTIWNFKREKSGQLYGDLEPWDETYFTAIMKSAVYDLDSSIVALVCNFLGSKPASLLNHWEVETLFHEFGHALHSLLSRTDYQHFSGTRVVIDFAETPSNLFQYYAWDFRILKTFARHYSTGDVIPEDLVKSIRGAKDMFSGTELQRQIFYALIDQKLFGEEASSIRDTASIVAELKRQHTSWKHVDGTHWHTRFGHLASYGAGYYSYLYAKCFAATIWQKICEEDPLSLAAGSAIRHKFLQHGGAKDPGDILNDLAGKGILNSRYGGIVPDITSLSHEMELKN
- the LOC113730163 gene encoding mitochondrial intermediate peptidase, mitochondrial isoform X2 — its product is MSTLFRRRSLAAYVYGHVLNSHKVHTSTAPLLQETGLYGFNHLKTPKGFQRFVEDAIERSNELVTFISGMPSAPEIIGAMDEISDTVCSVIDSAELCRATHPDREFVEEASEASLRINEYIHHLNTNHCLYMAVVKAEQDSHLLNEEAQRVAHHLRLDLEKAGIHLPSEQLDRANQLNMEIVQLCREFNENIINDPGHMDIFPASHIPKKLHHLARPIYRTTSGAFGGSAWSMTNMKEKGFRLPTDPNTLSSILQWVSDAEIRKTAYIQGNSAPLGNLGVLDKLIAARHEFAQIMGHSSYADLAVHSSMASSPDIVLSFLLEMSEIVRPRADEEFKTIWNFKREKSGQLYGDLEPWDETYFTAIMKSAVYDLDSSVVASFFPLSQCLEGLKVLAESLFGVTFHHIPLAPGESWHPDVIKVALHHPDEGDLGYLYLDLKSRKNKHPVCAHFAIKGGRRLSETDYQLPIVALVCNFLGSKPASLLNHWEVETLFHEFGHALHSLLSRTDYQHFSGTRVVIDFAETPSNLFQYYAWDFRILKTFARHYSTGDVIPEDLVKSIRGAKDMFSGTELQRQIFYALIDQKLFGEEASSIRDTASIVAELKRQHTSWKHVDGTHWHTRFGHLASYGAGYYSYLYAKCFAATIWQKICEEDPLSLAAGSAIRHKFLQHGGAKDPGDILNDLAGKGILNSRYGGIVPDITSLSHEMELKN